From the Leptospira biflexa serovar Patoc strain 'Patoc 1 (Paris)' genome, one window contains:
- a CDS encoding ATP-binding protein translates to MKVYIKIILFFSFTFFSFCTPQKNTLPHIIHGNLDLRQIDIQKYPNFPLHGEWRFSPGVFQFETSEGSHLVSIPENSNWNDSIGNKNKDGFGIGTYQITIQLPENTPKLAIHLVAMHSDCQIFQDSEQIGEFGSIDDESSSFEKMPRVFSLKPTEQSTIKLTLLIKNRFYKYGGIRIPPIFGLEESIQENIRISILQEALLAGGLVFLGLYQLGIYFTRKKVIGSLYFFLFCILMFFQILSTGSQSLFLVVGKEMGELVYRTDLFTEYAGVIAGLFYIHCLTKEYIPQKFIYGYSLLILIPILNTILGSLQSISRYHFIVLGLIIPILIVLFYLIFCYIKDKRSGFIYLGLSVIFLIGAATNDIIHTLLHKTEPSFLNIGLLLFVFFQSLFLSKHISGEIVSAEIKFKDVLFQLIQSEKLSSIGMTVTSVAHEINSPLSAVILTSDSIRDNISDFFRQLPELESISKKSFPFVLSLIEHAMTEQSLPTGLEFRQKKGIFLSELEKHQILYSDQYAEIFVTLGILEIPQDWIQLLSQYNSKSLVLLAEKIVNILLGTNAIQTSANRAIKIAQALKNFTHFDPKAEIKTIQLSDSLHQILTILQGSLKHGVELKTNFVNIPPINCYPDELNQVWTNMIQNAIQSMNGKGNLTIEINQTVLKNNPFAYVSIEDSGPGVSKEILDKIFDPFFTTKPIGQGTGLGLYISKQIIEKHKGIIDVISTKGNTKFIVYLPYLDKTNVIKNESV, encoded by the coding sequence ATGAAGGTATATATAAAGATCATATTATTCTTTAGTTTCACCTTCTTCTCTTTTTGTACTCCGCAAAAGAACACTCTCCCCCATATCATACATGGAAATTTAGATTTAAGACAAATTGACATTCAGAAATATCCTAACTTCCCTTTGCATGGAGAATGGAGGTTCTCGCCTGGTGTTTTCCAATTCGAAACCTCGGAGGGAAGCCATTTGGTTTCCATTCCTGAAAATTCGAATTGGAATGATTCTATTGGGAATAAAAACAAGGATGGATTCGGAATTGGTACATACCAAATCACTATCCAATTACCAGAAAACACGCCTAAGCTTGCCATCCATTTGGTCGCCATGCATTCGGATTGCCAAATTTTCCAAGATTCAGAACAAATTGGTGAATTTGGTTCGATCGATGACGAATCAAGTTCTTTTGAAAAAATGCCGCGAGTGTTTTCACTGAAACCAACGGAACAATCCACTATCAAACTTACATTACTAATCAAAAACCGTTTTTACAAATATGGTGGGATCCGGATTCCTCCCATTTTTGGATTGGAAGAATCCATCCAAGAAAACATTCGCATTTCAATCTTACAAGAGGCGCTCCTTGCTGGTGGATTGGTATTTTTAGGTTTGTACCAATTAGGCATCTACTTTACGAGAAAAAAAGTCATAGGATCTTTATACTTCTTTCTGTTTTGTATTTTGATGTTTTTCCAAATCCTATCGACTGGATCACAAAGTTTATTTTTGGTTGTAGGCAAAGAGATGGGTGAATTGGTCTATCGAACGGATTTATTCACGGAATATGCAGGAGTGATTGCAGGACTATTTTATATCCATTGTTTAACGAAAGAATACATCCCTCAAAAATTCATCTATGGATATTCCTTACTCATTCTGATTCCGATCCTAAACACGATATTGGGAAGCCTACAATCCATCAGTCGTTATCATTTTATCGTTTTAGGATTGATCATTCCAATTTTAATCGTACTTTTTTATTTAATCTTTTGTTACATAAAAGACAAACGATCAGGATTTATCTACTTAGGGCTTTCTGTTATTTTTTTGATTGGAGCCGCAACAAATGATATCATCCACACCTTACTTCATAAAACAGAGCCATCATTTTTAAATATTGGATTATTATTATTTGTATTTTTCCAATCACTCTTTTTGTCGAAACACATCTCAGGCGAAATTGTCTCTGCAGAAATAAAATTCAAAGATGTTCTTTTCCAACTGATCCAATCCGAAAAACTTTCTTCGATAGGAATGACGGTCACAAGTGTCGCACATGAAATCAACTCTCCATTAAGTGCAGTCATCTTAACAAGTGATTCCATTCGAGACAATATCTCAGACTTTTTTAGACAACTTCCCGAATTAGAATCTATTTCTAAAAAAAGTTTTCCTTTTGTACTTTCTCTCATAGAACATGCTATGACCGAACAAAGTTTACCAACCGGTTTAGAATTTAGACAAAAAAAGGGAATCTTCCTCAGTGAATTAGAAAAACACCAAATCTTATATTCTGATCAATATGCGGAGATATTTGTAACTCTTGGAATTTTGGAAATTCCACAAGACTGGATCCAATTATTAAGCCAATACAATTCAAAATCCTTAGTATTACTCGCAGAAAAAATAGTGAATATCTTACTTGGAACAAATGCGATTCAAACTTCTGCGAACCGCGCGATCAAAATTGCACAAGCACTTAAAAACTTCACACATTTCGATCCCAAAGCTGAAATCAAAACCATCCAACTCTCGGATTCCTTACATCAGATCCTTACAATTTTGCAAGGATCATTAAAACATGGAGTTGAATTAAAAACAAATTTTGTAAACATACCTCCCATCAATTGTTATCCAGATGAACTCAATCAAGTTTGGACCAATATGATTCAGAATGCGATCCAATCAATGAATGGAAAAGGAAATCTTACAATCGAAATCAATCAAACTGTATTAAAAAATAATCCATTTGCCTATGTCAGCATTGAAGATTCGGGGCCAGGGGTATCAAAAGAAATTTTAGACAAAATTTTTGATCCTTTTTTTACAACAAAACCAATTGGACAAGGGACTGGCCTCGGCCTCTACATTTCCAAACAAATCATTGAAAAACATAAAGGGATCATCGATGTGATCTCTACGAAAGGGAATACTAAATTCATTGTTTATTTGCCTTACCTTGACAAAACAAACGTTATCAAAAATGAATCAGTTTGA
- a CDS encoding clan AA aspartic protease codes for MGLVYAKLTLSNPILPNQLKIECNALVDSGALHLCIPEHLAIQLNVKTLENREVTLADGKKHLVPYAGPIRIEFENRNAFVGAMIIGDEVLLGAIPMEDMDVIIHPATRTLQVNPESPNIAMAKIK; via the coding sequence ATGGGGCTAGTTTATGCTAAATTGACGCTTTCCAATCCAATACTACCAAATCAATTGAAAATCGAATGCAATGCTTTGGTTGATTCAGGTGCTTTGCATTTATGCATACCAGAACATTTAGCAATCCAATTGAATGTGAAGACTTTGGAAAATAGGGAAGTCACACTAGCGGATGGTAAAAAACATTTGGTTCCGTATGCGGGTCCTATACGAATTGAATTTGAAAATAGGAATGCGTTTGTTGGCGCGATGATTATTGGCGACGAGGTCTTGCTAGGTGCCATACCAATGGAGGATATGGATGTGATCATTCATCCCGCCACACGCACTTTACAAGTGAATCCTGAAAGTCCAAATATTGCAATGGCTAAGATTAAGTGA
- a CDS encoding tyrosine-type recombinase/integrase has translation MLKDKMISDMIVHGYAQKTIRSYTLCMSRLVRYFQKSPLDLQPIDIYNFFLNLRQSNKTDSTLVLFYCAFLFFYSLRDRKDMLELVPFPKRKRKAVAVFSQTEVTNFLGNCTSVCEKSIFTLLYSSGIRIGEGLSLQLSDIDFERKAIFIRSGKGGHGRYAILADKTALLLRQYLEIYNPKSYLFFSQKGKNIPISPRTIQAAFQKIRNLSKIQKYATVHTLRHSFATHLLEDGYSLVYIQKLLGHADIKSTMIYLHVSPDSLLQITSPLEKIGNIKLGVFENQHQYGFQFQRSSS, from the coding sequence ATGTTAAAAGATAAAATGATTTCCGATATGATAGTGCATGGTTATGCACAAAAGACAATACGAAGTTATACGTTGTGTATGTCTAGGTTAGTAAGATACTTTCAAAAATCTCCTTTGGATTTGCAACCAATTGACATATATAATTTTTTTCTTAATTTACGACAATCAAACAAAACAGATTCTACTTTAGTGCTCTTTTATTGTGCTTTTTTGTTTTTTTATTCTCTTCGTGATCGAAAAGATATGTTGGAATTAGTTCCCTTCCCAAAACGAAAACGCAAAGCTGTTGCTGTATTTAGTCAAACAGAAGTTACAAACTTTCTCGGAAATTGTACGTCTGTGTGTGAAAAGTCTATTTTTACCTTACTTTATTCTTCTGGGATTCGAATTGGAGAAGGGCTTAGCCTACAGTTAAGTGATATAGATTTTGAAAGAAAGGCTATCTTTATTCGTTCGGGGAAAGGTGGTCACGGGAGGTATGCAATTTTAGCCGATAAAACAGCTTTGCTTTTAAGACAATACCTAGAAATTTATAATCCAAAATCGTATTTATTCTTTTCACAAAAGGGAAAAAATATTCCCATCAGTCCTCGCACGATCCAAGCTGCTTTTCAAAAAATTCGAAACTTATCAAAAATACAAAAATATGCTACAGTACATACTCTTAGGCATTCATTCGCTACCCATCTTTTGGAGGATGGTTATAGTTTGGTATACATCCAAAAACTATTAGGTCATGCTGATATCAAAAGTACAATGATATATTTGCATGTGAGTCCAGACTCTCTTTTGCAAATTACAAGTCCGTTAGAAAAGATAGGTAATATCAAATTAGGGGTTTTTGAAAACCAACACCAATATGGATTCCAATTTCAAAGAAGTTCATCTTAA
- a CDS encoding ankyrin repeat domain-containing protein produces MNRDKNLPEMNPFRGGLISIIRLFTPPILAFLVIVFVRYISGDVSWKRNLLAASFLCYYIAVSVFGTLRAASAVEDILGEEDIVEDKTLRMRRARHSIRVFFSLWLVGGVAILAGLYVGMTKNRWDMPIPLPSLQILSSVIWAILSSLLLQLMSFHRGLLLTKGGSTKGYIAQSITIYGFLILLFPIYFVLYAGNGKIVNIPYLIAFTLPTNLILVYLILKKYKSVLSILGENSTFFFHPDTKYAAKRAFTIFLLIFLLISLFFLDYTRRKKLLWIYAARENHIFLFDALRLTGVDVNEVDEHKYTPLFWAIQGGSLDFVKSITKNGANLEASNEFGQTPLIVAVLVKNETIVRELISLGCDIDRGDSMEGQTPLILAARDGSLEIVKILLENKANPLLKNKKGETALSLAIENGHQKIVDLLKK; encoded by the coding sequence ATGAATAGAGACAAAAACCTTCCTGAGATGAACCCATTTCGCGGCGGATTGATTTCCATCATTCGTTTGTTTACTCCGCCAATTTTGGCTTTTCTTGTGATCGTTTTTGTTCGTTATATATCCGGTGATGTTTCTTGGAAACGAAATCTCCTAGCCGCTTCGTTTCTTTGTTATTATATTGCGGTCTCTGTTTTTGGAACCTTACGTGCTGCCTCTGCCGTAGAAGATATCCTTGGCGAAGAAGACATCGTTGAAGATAAAACCTTAAGAATGAGAAGGGCAAGACATTCGATTCGTGTTTTCTTTTCTCTTTGGCTCGTTGGTGGTGTTGCCATCCTCGCGGGTCTTTATGTTGGTATGACTAAAAATCGTTGGGACATGCCCATACCACTTCCTTCTTTACAAATTTTGAGTTCGGTCATTTGGGCTATCCTTTCCTCTTTATTGTTGCAACTAATGAGTTTCCATAGAGGGCTTTTGCTTACCAAAGGTGGATCCACAAAAGGATACATTGCACAGAGTATAACGATTTATGGATTTCTGATCTTACTTTTCCCTATTTATTTTGTTTTATATGCCGGGAATGGAAAAATTGTAAACATACCTTATTTGATAGCATTTACACTACCGACTAACTTGATTTTGGTGTATTTAATTCTTAAAAAATACAAATCTGTTCTCAGTATTTTGGGAGAGAATTCTACTTTTTTCTTCCATCCTGATACAAAATACGCTGCCAAAAGGGCCTTCACTATTTTTTTATTAATATTTCTTTTGATTTCCTTATTCTTCTTAGATTATACACGAAGGAAAAAATTACTTTGGATTTACGCAGCAAGAGAAAACCATATTTTTCTATTTGATGCACTCCGCCTAACGGGTGTGGACGTTAATGAAGTAGACGAACATAAATATACTCCACTTTTTTGGGCAATCCAAGGTGGGTCTTTGGATTTTGTAAAATCCATCACAAAGAATGGAGCAAATTTAGAAGCATCCAATGAATTTGGCCAAACTCCTTTGATTGTGGCTGTTTTAGTCAAAAATGAAACAATCGTCAGAGAATTAATTTCACTAGGATGTGACATCGATCGAGGAGATTCTATGGAAGGCCAAACTCCCTTGATTTTAGCCGCAAGAGATGGAAGTCTGGAAATAGTAAAAATTTTATTAGAAAATAAGGCGAATCCCCTTCTCAAAAATAAAAAGGGAGAAACTGCCTTAAGTTTAGCTATAGAAAATGGACATCAAAAAATTGTCGATTTACTAAAAAAATGA
- a CDS encoding parallel beta-helix domain-containing protein: protein MSFKKKFLSFSVFKIFHQKNTLPFSFVILFFFFLSTQVFSRTLEVHEGESIQKAIDSLEKGDTVKVYPGVYNEFLFVDKTHFTLSGVILNGKWPVLDGEGKLNDGVIGSGANFLIENFHIKNYKANGVMTQGAGNITMRKLIVENTGIYGIYPTMGTNVVVEDTVSLGIADAAIYIGMCHNVDVRRNEVYGSVIGIEIENSTNVLIEGNTVYDNSAGIVAFALPGLPLKKVENVIIRKNFIFDNNHRNFAEPGALVAGVPPGIGIGVMAGDEVTIEGNIIRRNSFAGIGIGDNNLLPNSKSPDPDVEPNPDRNKVLENVFIDNGKRKWNDIISWLFYVIRVVFSGNPIPESPNGGKVGIFPEGYDVVASGKGKDNCLNSPDSVTKIGTSSYGICKPTDTTEKIKTMIGDPKLGESKSDERELGKQVFGAVCSGCHSMTLRTVGPPIKEIQEKYKKDVYGVVSFASMPKKVREGFIEMPSQKYLGNEKLTAVANYILNLKDEGAKGVAK, encoded by the coding sequence ATGAGTTTTAAAAAAAAGTTTCTATCCTTTAGTGTTTTTAAGATCTTTCATCAAAAGAATACTTTGCCATTCTCCTTTGTGATTCTCTTTTTCTTCTTTTTGTCTACACAAGTTTTTTCTCGTACTTTGGAAGTTCATGAAGGAGAGTCCATTCAGAAGGCAATCGATTCCCTAGAAAAAGGAGATACTGTCAAAGTATATCCCGGCGTTTACAATGAATTTTTGTTCGTAGATAAAACTCATTTTACTTTATCCGGTGTGATTCTCAATGGCAAGTGGCCTGTGTTAGATGGAGAAGGAAAGTTAAATGATGGTGTGATTGGATCTGGTGCCAACTTTCTAATTGAAAACTTCCATATTAAAAATTATAAAGCAAATGGTGTGATGACCCAAGGTGCCGGTAATATTACCATGCGAAAACTCATCGTAGAAAATACTGGTATTTACGGAATTTATCCAACAATGGGAACGAATGTAGTTGTGGAGGATACGGTTAGTTTAGGAATTGCTGATGCGGCCATTTATATTGGGATGTGTCACAATGTTGATGTTAGACGAAATGAAGTATACGGAAGTGTCATTGGAATCGAAATCGAAAACTCAACGAATGTGCTAATTGAAGGAAATACTGTTTACGATAATTCAGCAGGAATTGTTGCTTTTGCATTACCAGGATTACCACTAAAAAAAGTAGAAAACGTAATCATTCGAAAGAACTTTATATTTGATAACAACCATAGAAATTTTGCGGAACCGGGTGCCCTTGTTGCCGGTGTTCCTCCTGGAATCGGAATTGGTGTAATGGCAGGGGACGAAGTTACGATTGAGGGAAATATCATTCGCAGAAATAGTTTTGCCGGAATTGGAATTGGTGATAACAACTTACTTCCTAATTCAAAATCACCGGATCCAGATGTAGAACCAAATCCAGACCGAAATAAAGTGTTAGAAAACGTTTTTATCGATAATGGGAAACGGAAGTGGAATGATATTATCTCCTGGCTTTTTTATGTGATTAGAGTTGTCTTTTCTGGGAACCCGATTCCGGAATCACCTAATGGTGGGAAGGTGGGGATTTTTCCGGAAGGATACGATGTTGTGGCTTCGGGGAAAGGTAAAGACAATTGTTTGAATTCTCCTGATTCTGTTACAAAAATTGGAACAAGTTCTTACGGAATTTGTAAGCCGACAGACACTACCGAAAAAATTAAAACTATGATCGGTGACCCGAAGCTTGGAGAATCAAAATCGGATGAACGCGAACTCGGGAAACAAGTGTTTGGAGCTGTTTGCTCTGGTTGTCACTCAATGACTTTACGTACCGTGGGTCCTCCAATCAAAGAAATTCAAGAAAAGTATAAGAAGGATGTTTATGGAGTCGTTTCTTTCGCTTCCATGCCCAAAAAAGTAAGAGAAGGATTTATTGAAATGCCTTCTCAAAAGTATTTGGGTAACGAAAAGCTAACAGCTGTTGCAAATTATATTTTGAATTTAAAAGACGAAGGTGCCAAAGGGGTGGCAAAATAA
- a CDS encoding cytochrome-c peroxidase, with protein sequence MKYWFVFGFITSVLILYDCSKAETRIIPELSKFEVVEPPLDFHLSTVCPSGLKLEKGFCAIDYRYVPSLEKNGGLGQTLPLVKLDPKVIDLGRYLFFDPILSGDKQLSCAHCHHPAYSLSDGQKQSIGRGGIGYGPMRKNGVILKRSAPSLWNVVYMKNLFWEGRASHLEDQAEGPLYSPDEMGSSPEIIESRLNENSDYKKMFRQAYGEKGSKISASLVIDALSTFERSLVSFSSRFDKWSTGDKEALNTEELLGYNVFRSFVARCAECHPPPMFTNNVFATIGVLDSKERDFGRETITGQDLLRGAFRVPSLRNIAKTAPYMHAGNLNTLEEVIRFYNEGGGRGNGAPSDLRIHWHVRKMGLSKKEISSIISFLNTLTDETSMPKFPKSVPSGLPVALEFESFQNRSSIK encoded by the coding sequence GTGAAGTATTGGTTTGTTTTTGGATTCATAACCTCTGTCCTCATCCTTTATGATTGTTCAAAGGCTGAGACTAGAATCATTCCAGAGTTATCCAAATTTGAAGTAGTGGAACCTCCTTTAGATTTCCACCTTTCGACTGTTTGCCCTTCGGGACTAAAACTTGAAAAAGGTTTTTGTGCGATTGACTATCGCTATGTTCCCTCTTTGGAAAAAAATGGGGGCCTTGGTCAAACTCTTCCCTTAGTTAAGTTAGATCCCAAAGTCATTGACTTGGGAAGGTATTTATTTTTTGATCCCATTCTCTCTGGCGATAAACAATTGTCATGTGCTCATTGTCACCACCCAGCCTATAGTCTCTCTGACGGACAGAAACAAAGTATAGGGAGAGGCGGTATTGGTTATGGACCGATGCGAAAAAATGGAGTTATACTCAAACGATCGGCCCCAAGTTTGTGGAATGTGGTTTATATGAAGAATTTGTTTTGGGAGGGAAGAGCTTCCCACTTAGAAGACCAAGCAGAAGGACCACTTTATTCGCCTGATGAAATGGGGAGTTCGCCAGAAATCATTGAATCAAGGTTAAACGAAAATTCTGATTATAAAAAAATGTTTAGACAAGCTTATGGTGAAAAGGGATCAAAAATTTCAGCATCACTTGTGATTGACGCTTTATCCACTTTTGAGAGGTCACTAGTCTCTTTCAGTAGTCGGTTTGACAAGTGGTCTACAGGAGATAAAGAAGCATTGAACACAGAAGAGTTGTTGGGTTATAATGTTTTCCGGTCTTTTGTGGCCCGCTGTGCCGAATGCCATCCTCCTCCTATGTTTACTAATAATGTTTTTGCAACGATTGGTGTTTTGGATTCGAAAGAACGCGACTTTGGAAGAGAAACCATTACTGGCCAAGACTTACTCAGAGGAGCCTTCCGGGTTCCTAGTTTGAGAAATATAGCTAAAACGGCCCCTTATATGCATGCGGGAAATTTGAATACTTTAGAAGAAGTGATTCGTTTTTATAATGAGGGTGGGGGAAGAGGGAACGGAGCACCGAGTGATCTCAGAATTCATTGGCATGTCAGAAAAATGGGACTCAGTAAAAAAGAGATTAGCTCAATCATTTCTTTTCTGAATACATTGACTGATGAAACTAGTATGCCAAAATTTCCTAAGTCGGTCCCTTCGGGTCTACCAGTTGCACTAGAATTTGAATCATTTCAAAATCGGAGTTCTATAAAATAA
- a CDS encoding TMEM175 family protein, producing MTTKKKVPKIPSKNTNPTPVLTESGRMVAYSDATFSIALTLMALEIKIPHPEEIGGSSLLFALLERWPSFLSFFISFMIITVVWTNHHTIFRHIKYVDHNLMILNNLLLLNVIFIPFCSEMLGEYMLQNNANAKFAVFLYGAWIAIGGIPFNLVWRYGVKKKELLNPESNPIEIKKITSHFIKGPYIYAFVTILSFLNIWLSIIGFGILILFFLVPTAWLLRKK from the coding sequence ATGACAACAAAGAAAAAGGTTCCGAAAATTCCTTCAAAAAATACAAACCCGACTCCCGTTCTCACTGAATCAGGAAGGATGGTGGCTTATAGCGACGCTACTTTTTCTATTGCTCTCACTCTCATGGCTTTAGAAATCAAAATCCCTCATCCCGAAGAAATTGGGGGAAGTAGTTTACTCTTTGCTCTTTTAGAAAGATGGCCAAGTTTTTTAAGTTTCTTTATTAGCTTTATGATCATCACTGTGGTCTGGACAAACCATCATACCATCTTTCGGCACATAAAATACGTAGATCATAACCTAATGATCTTAAATAACCTGCTTTTGTTAAACGTAATTTTCATTCCTTTCTGTTCCGAAATGCTCGGCGAATACATGTTACAAAACAATGCAAATGCAAAATTTGCAGTTTTTCTTTATGGAGCTTGGATTGCCATCGGAGGGATCCCGTTCAATCTAGTTTGGAGGTATGGAGTCAAAAAGAAAGAACTACTCAATCCCGAATCCAACCCAATCGAAATCAAAAAAATCACTTCGCATTTTATCAAAGGCCCTTATATCTACGCCTTCGTCACCATATTATCCTTTTTGAATATATGGCTTAGCATCATTGGATTCGGAATTCTCATTTTATTTTTTCTCGTCCCTACCGCTTGGTTATTGCGAAAGAAGTAA
- a CDS encoding DUF1554 domain-containing protein yields the protein MNAKKQRIFIFVSVFCLLILILIDCQKLEINNICDPRSDAFKEVQVSKIIAKDISPVCSKDYISTIILYSISGSVTGLISSGLKLSLNGIVLLSVESGSKNFYFMNILTSGSSYSVKVFNQPAGFFCSVTNGDGFVKNSDVDAVSVICSPTCNPCNLFLTNSGYPPNPGSAKNFDTSCMADGNYPGTGNYKAMVVDGVTRSASTSANLGDGQIDWVFAPNRTYRQFEGVIGTTNSTGLFTSALSLRFSANSKYWTGLNGNWTTNTSNTCDLWRSNSGSFTGGMGQGNSTLIADITAGWTPDACNLYNQQLICVEQ from the coding sequence ATGAACGCAAAGAAACAACGGATTTTTATTTTTGTCTCAGTATTTTGTTTATTGATCTTAATATTAATAGATTGCCAAAAATTAGAAATTAATAATATATGCGATCCACGTTCAGATGCCTTTAAAGAAGTTCAGGTTTCTAAGATCATTGCAAAAGATATTTCTCCTGTTTGTAGTAAAGATTATATATCAACGATTATCCTTTATTCAATCTCTGGTTCTGTCACCGGTTTAATCAGTTCAGGATTGAAACTTTCTCTCAATGGAATTGTTCTGTTATCTGTTGAAAGTGGCAGTAAAAATTTTTACTTTATGAACATATTAACGAGTGGATCTTCGTATTCCGTAAAAGTTTTCAATCAACCTGCGGGTTTTTTCTGTTCTGTCACTAATGGTGATGGTTTCGTAAAAAATTCTGATGTGGATGCAGTTTCCGTTATTTGTTCTCCCACATGTAATCCATGTAATCTTTTTCTTACAAATTCTGGATACCCTCCGAACCCAGGAAGTGCGAAAAATTTTGATACTTCCTGCATGGCTGATGGGAATTATCCTGGAACAGGAAACTATAAAGCAATGGTTGTGGACGGTGTAACGAGAAGCGCATCTACTAGTGCCAATCTCGGTGACGGACAAATTGATTGGGTTTTCGCGCCGAATCGTACATATCGCCAATTTGAAGGAGTGATTGGAACGACAAATTCGACCGGATTATTCACTTCTGCACTATCATTGAGATTTTCTGCCAATTCAAAGTATTGGACTGGATTGAATGGCAATTGGACAACCAATACGAGCAATACCTGTGATTTATGGAGGAGTAATTCTGGATCCTTTACGGGAGGTATGGGCCAAGGTAATTCAACTCTGATTGCCGACATTACAGCAGGTTGGACTCCTGATGCATGCAATTTGTATAATCAACAGTTGATCTGCGTTGAGCAATAA
- a CDS encoding dihydrofolate reductase family protein: MRKVIFAINATADGFYSHTDMVADDDLHQYFTNILKNADQILYGRTTYQLMVPFWPNIAKDKSMSKVSNEFAKVFTSLEKILFTRTLKQTEDPNTRIAKDPLIDEIVVLKEKQGKDICIGSLSLASQLSEANLIDEYRFVIHPVVAGNGPRLFENHNLEKSVSLHFVSSEKFPSGAMALHYKKQGRL, encoded by the coding sequence ATGAGAAAAGTTATTTTTGCAATCAATGCCACAGCTGATGGGTTTTATAGTCACACGGATATGGTGGCTGATGATGATTTACACCAATATTTCACCAACATATTAAAGAACGCAGATCAAATTCTCTATGGTAGAACCACCTACCAACTTATGGTTCCTTTTTGGCCGAATATTGCGAAAGATAAATCTATGTCAAAAGTCAGTAATGAATTCGCAAAAGTTTTCACTTCACTCGAAAAAATTTTATTCACAAGAACATTAAAACAAACAGAAGATCCCAATACCAGAATCGCCAAAGATCCGTTAATAGATGAGATCGTTGTATTAAAGGAAAAACAAGGAAAGGATATCTGTATAGGAAGTTTGAGTTTAGCCTCTCAACTTTCGGAAGCTAACCTCATCGATGAATACAGATTTGTCATCCATCCTGTTGTCGCAGGGAACGGACCAAGGTTATTCGAAAATCACAACTTGGAAAAATCAGTATCCTTACATTTTGTTAGTTCTGAAAAATTTCCTTCCGGTGCTATGGCACTTCACTACAAAAAACAAGGTAGATTATAG
- a CDS encoding transposase has protein sequence MAKKRIEESKIFQILKEAESGIPIKELSRKYGITEQTFYRWRNKYNGLELSDIKQMKELERENSELKKIVANMALEIQAIKNVLGKKF, from the coding sequence ATGGCAAAGAAAAGAATCGAAGAATCTAAAATATTCCAAATTTTGAAGGAAGCAGAATCGGGTATTCCGATCAAAGAATTATCTAGAAAGTATGGAATCACGGAACAAACCTTTTATAGATGGCGTAACAAATACAATGGACTTGAGCTAAGTGACATCAAACAAATGAAGGAACTCGAGCGAGAGAATTCTGAATTAAAGAAGATCGTTGCAAACATGGCTCTGGAAATCCAGGCGATAAAAAATGTACTCGGAAAAAAGTTTTAG